A genome region from Microplitis demolitor isolate Queensland-Clemson2020A chromosome 1, iyMicDemo2.1a, whole genome shotgun sequence includes the following:
- the LOC103568772 gene encoding girdin isoform X2: protein MASSEIDDFLSGPLVTWFVSCLEDPDALANYNDLVDGMLLHNVFLQIDPEPLHDGVIPSYSNPSVRIKNLEMIIGNIRQFYEEELGYLVVKLPDPVKLGKEPELHVPEIHLLLQLLLGCAVQCPNKKDFITKIRSLPEIIQLEIAECIKNVTEMPEIVVNQDTMDNVPEVFKLIKQLLHERDFYQSKWKSVTAGDLSGAAGSPSQDDAAKSQQASAVKSDQENHHYAVELADWKSKIRKQRHELEEKTEALAECKEELEHMKMTVAKLKQENQELMHEARAVKSYRDELDAMMQKAERVDKLEAQVLRYQEKISDIDFYKIRVEELREDNRMLMENREMLEDQLNIQKRRAEKAFELESEIIKYKQLINDMVLERAAEKEKYQELQEENSQLHKLKKAADDEAARASVSESEESVSDNRLSEQLTNNAQTRALKLELENRRLSALVDSFKENSFHESSSRLLELEKEKKKLSLKIDSLTDNNERLAQQNADLESVCKQALEENKKLQNTLKNQRMSFERQQQDYQTQHTKIVEMENNYETVVKEKQRVQSLLESVQRRADELDRSLESANQKLDEYRNVEKKLKDTEVKCNDLEAKILALEKDKDAALRDVHKYREAIEEKDVAIDKSTNTIEVLEKKIQELEREIDNSNSQITRLQEIERSSKELDARAAIDKETLETLESNLIAEKMNTQQIHAALDKLGLTVDVLLSLSAENVAEKLISLPEVAVHVNKLINESLKNNSDVPVSKDREDEEMKPLKEHLEMIESLRKELESTAMKLMTSESTAENLLEEQAKLQVSVTTLTSKNSSLNAQCTALQLANSQLVAEKEELLKDREMQQRTHQQLLHDQMTLQSLHEQLNNEYENLVQERENLKTNLRDIKTKERTWKETCERLESKNKNLMTEQEASANHIKSLNNLRGEHSKLKDDFRNLYSAMEKLKIDYRSLQEDYKKNKIESNRLSLKLTELQGELSIKDESYSNMELQNSKLNQRCEMLAQMNSGLDNNRRSLMDHVSMLLNQYQDLLTHSLEDKEHYHMEEKVYRDQVNHLSRQKEKLEEKIMEYYRNKQSCSTKKKRFGANLVKRVRKAGSELLHKNRQSWTEDSRQDSKIYESESGGNDSDISVDERRASLDPTGFDNDSLSLGHPGTRRTVYYTDDFPSPTSSLTNESKLADSLPIPSAHDTEGPSNLDTSRTEVRPVESRPFLIYNKISAVINEPKNTIAPENSGQNDEITDTTIPVNKDGNSKVGNSIWYEYGCV from the exons ATGGCGTCTTCGGAAATTGACGATTTTTTATCTGGACCACTTGTCACCtgg TTCGTTAGTTGCCTTGAAGATCCAGACGCACTAGcaaattataatgatttaGTTGACGGCATGCTTTTGCATAACGTTTTTTTACAAAT tgACCCAGAGCCGCTCCATGATGGAGTGATACCGAGTTACAGTAACCCGTCAGTtcgcattaaaaatttagaaatgatTATCGGGAACATTCGTCAGTTTTACGAGGAAGAATTGGGTTACTTGGTGGTAAAATTACCAGATCCTGTTAAATTAGGCAAAGAGCCAGAGCTACATGTACCCGAAATCCACTTGCTGTTGCAATTATTGCTCGGCTGTGCGGTCCAGTGTCCAAATAAGAAAGATTTTATAACTAAAATCCGTTCGCTTCCCGAGATTATTCAGCTGGAAATAGCTGAGTGCATTAAAAATGTTACGGAAATGCCGGAGATTGTTGTAAATCAAGACACTATGGACAATGTACCcgaagtatttaaattaataaagcaATTATTACATGAGCGGGATTTTTATCAGAGCAAGTGGAAGTCAGTGACGGCGGGAGATCTATCGGGAGCCGCGGGCTCGCCTAGTCAAGATGATGCTGCGAAAAGTCAGCAAGCGAGCGCGGTAAAGTCTGATCAGGAGAACCATCATTATGCGGTGGAGTTGGCTGACTGGAAGTCGAAGATCCGGAAACAGAGGCATGAGCTGGAGGAAAAAACTGAAGCTCTTGCTGAATGCAAGGAAGAACTCGAGCATATGAAGATGACTGTCGCTAAATTGAAGCAGGAGAACCAAGAACTGATGCACGAGGCACGAGCGGTTAAAAGTTATCGCGATGAACTGGATGCCATGATGCAGAAAGCCGAGCGAGTTGATAAGTTGGAGGCTCAGGTGCTGCGTTATCAGGAAAAAATATcagatattgatttttataagatcAGGGTAGAAGAGCTGAGAGAAGACAACCGGATGCTGATGGAGAATCGCGAGATGCTGGAGGACCAGTTGAATATTCAAAAGAGACGAGCGGAGAAAGCTTTTGAATTGGAGTCagaaatcataaaatataaacagcTGATTAATGACATGGTACTGGAGCGCGCTGCAGAGAAAGAAAAGTACCAGGAACTGCAGGAGGAAAATAGTCAGCtgcataaattaaaaaaagctgCTGATGATGAAGCTGCTCGGGCTTCAGTTAGCGAGTCTGAGGAATCAGTATCTGATAACCGGTTGTCTGAACAGCTGACCAATAATGCGCAGACGAGGGCGCTGAAATTAGAGCTGGAGAATCGCCGACTGAGTGCTTTAGTCGATTcgtttaaagaaaattcattcCACGAGTCTTCTTCCCGGCTCTTGGAGCTAGAgaaggaaaagaaaaaattgtcttTGAAAATTGACTCCCTCACTGATAACAATGAACGTCTCGCCCAACAAAACGCCGATTTAGAGTCAGTGTGTAAGCAAGCGTTGGAGGAGaacaaaaaattgcaaaaCACTTTGAAAAATCAGCGGATGTCTTTCGAACGTCAGCAGCAGGACTATCAGACCCAGCATACCAAGATTGTGGAgatggaaaataattatgagaCAGTTGTCAAAGAGAAGCAACGCGTGCAGTCGCTTCTTGAAAGTGTGCAGAGACGCGCTGACGAGCTTGATCGTTCCCTGGAGTCTGCTAATCAAAAGCTAGATGAATATCGAAATGTGGAGAAGAAATTAAAGGACACTGAAGTTAAGTGTAATGATCTTGAGGCCAAGATACTGGCTCTGGAAAAAGACAAAGACGCGGCGCTGAGAGATGTTCATAAGTACCGTGAAGCTATTGAGGAGAAAGACGTGGCGATTGATAAGTCTACCAATACTATTGAGGTTTTGGAGAAAAAGATTCAGGAGTTGGAACGTGAGATTGATAATTCAAACTCTCAGATTACTAGATTGCAAGAGATTGAACGGTCGAGTAAAGAATTGGACGCACGCGCGGCAATCGATAAAGAAACTCTCGAAACTTTGGAATCCAATTTGATAGCCGAGAAAATGAATACCCAGCAAATTCACGCGGCTTTAGATAAATTGGGGCTTACTGTCGATGTTTTGTTGTCATTGTCTGCGGAAAATGTTGCTGAGAAGCTGATTAGTTTACCGGAAGTTGCTGTGCATGTCAATAAATTGATCAACgagagtttgaaaaataattcggaCGTTCCGGTGAGCAAAGACCGCGAGGACGAGGAGATGAAGCCGCTGAAAGAACACCTGGAGATGATTGAGTCCCTGAGGAAAGAGTTGGAGAGCACGGCCATGAAGTTGATGACCAGCGAGAGTACTGCTGAGAACTTGCTGGAGGAACAAGCGAAGCTTCAAGTCTCGGTGACTACTTTGACGTCGAAGAACTCGTCGCTGAATGCTCAGTGCACTGCGCTGCAGTTGGCAAACTCTCAGCTGGTTGCTGAGAAAGAAGAGTTGCTCAAGGATCGGGAAATGCAGCAGAGAACTCATCAGCAGCTGCTACATGACCAGATGACACTGCAGTCATTGCACGAGCAGTTGAATAACGAGTACGAAAATTTGGTCCAGgagcgggaaaatttaaaaacaaatttgagAGACATCAAAACTAAAGAAAGAACTTGGAAGGAAACTTGTGAGAGACTCGAGTCAAAGAATAAGAATTTGATGACTGAGCAGGAAGCCTCCGCGAACCATATCAAGAGTTTGAATAATTTGCGCGGCGAACACTCGAAACTTAAAGATGATTTTAGAAATCTGTACTCTGCGATGGAGAAACTTAAAATAGACTATCGTAGTCTGCAGGAAGATTATAAGAAGAATAAAATTGAGAGCAATAGGTTGAGTTTGAAGCTGACGGAGCTCCAAGGCGAGTTGAGTATCAAAGACGAGTCTTATTCAAACATGGAGCTGCAGAACAGCAAACTGAACCAGCGGTGCGAGATGCTCGCGCAGATGAACTCCGGGTTAGACAACAACCGGCGCTCGCTGATGGATCACGTCAGCATGCTGCTGAATCAGTACCAAGATCTGCTGACCCACTCGCTTGAGGACAAAGAGCACTACCACATGGAGGAGAAAGTCTACCGCGATCAAGTAAATCATCTGTCAAGACAGAAAGAGAAgttggaagaaaaaataatggagTACTACCGCAACAAGCAGAGTTGCTCCACTAAAAAGAAAAGATTCGGTGCCAATTTGGTTAAGAGAGTAAGAAAAGCGGGCTCTGAACTTTTGCACAAGAACAGACAGTCTTGGACTGAAGACTCGAGACAAGACAGCAAAATCTACGAGTCTGAGTCAGGGGGAAATGATTCTGATATCAGCGTTGATGAGCGCCGGGCATCTCtag atcCAACTGGATTTGATAACGATTCTTTGTCATTAGGACACCCTGGCACCCGTAGAACAGTTTATTATACCGATGACTTTCCGTCCCCAACTTCTTCACTAACt aACGAGTCAAAATTAGCCGACAGCTTGCCAATACCTTCAGCTCACGACACTGAGGGTCCTAGTAATTTAGATACATCAAGAACAGAAGTACGACCCGTTGAGTCAAgaccatttttaatttacaataaaatatcagCTGTTATAAATGAACCAAAAAATACGATCGCGCCAGAAAATTCAGGACAAAATGACGAAATTACAGACACAACGATACCCGTCAACAAAGACGGCAACTCAAAAGTCGGTAATTCCATTTGGTACGAATACGGATGCGTTTAA
- the LOC103568772 gene encoding girdin isoform X4: MWYSIDRKMASSEIDDFLSGPLVTWFVSCLEDPDALANYNDLVDGMLLHNVFLQIDPEPLHDGVIPSYSNPSVRIKNLEMIIGNIRQFYEEELGYLVVKLPDPVKLGKEPELHVPEIHLLLQLLLGCAVQCPNKKDFITKIRSLPEIIQLEIAECIKNVTEMPEIVVNQDTMDNVPEVFKLIKQLLHERDFYQSKWKSVTAGDLSGAAGSPSQDDAAKSQQASAVKSDQENHHYAVELADWKSKIRKQRHELEEKTEALAECKEELEHMKMTVAKLKQENQELMHEARAVKSYRDELDAMMQKAERVDKLEAQVLRYQEKISDIDFYKIRVEELREDNRMLMENREMLEDQLNIQKRRAEKAFELESEIIKYKQLINDMVLERAAEKEKYQELQEENSQLHKLKKAADDEAARASVSESEESVSDNRLSEQLTNNAQTRALKLELENRRLSALVDSFKENSFHESSSRLLELEKEKKKLSLKIDSLTDNNERLAQQNADLESVCKQALEENKKLQNTLKNQRMSFERQQQDYQTQHTKIVEMENNYETVVKEKQRVQSLLESVQRRADELDRSLESANQKLDEYRNVEKKLKDTEVKCNDLEAKILALEKDKDAALRDVHKYREAIEEKDVAIDKSTNTIEVLEKKIQELEREIDNSNSQITRLQEIERSSKELDARAAIDKETLETLESNLIAEKMNTQQIHAALDKLGLTVDVLLSLSAENVAEKLISLPEVAVHVNKLINESLKNNSDVPVSKDREDEEMKPLKEHLEMIESLRKELESTAMKLMTSESTAENLLEEQAKLQVSVTTLTSKNSSLNAQCTALQLANSQLVAEKEELLKDREMQQRTHQQLLHDQMTLQSLHEQLNNEYENLVQERENLKTNLRDIKTKERTWKETCERLESKNKNLMTEQEASANHIKSLNNLRGEHSKLKDDFRNLYSAMEKLKIDYRSLQEDYKKNKIESNRLSLKLTELQGELSIKDESYSNMELQNSKLNQRCEMLAQMNSGLDNNRRSLMDHVSMLLNQYQDLLTHSLEDKEHYHMEEKVYRDQVNHLSRQKEKLEEKIMEYYRNKQSCSTKKKRFGANLVKRVRKAGSELLHKNRQSWTEDSRQDSKIYESESGGNDSDISVDERRASLDPTGFDNDSLSLGHPGTRRTVYYTDDFPSPTSSLT; this comes from the exons ATGTGGTATAGTATA gatCGAAAAATGGCGTCTTCGGAAATTGACGATTTTTTATCTGGACCACTTGTCACCtgg TTCGTTAGTTGCCTTGAAGATCCAGACGCACTAGcaaattataatgatttaGTTGACGGCATGCTTTTGCATAACGTTTTTTTACAAAT tgACCCAGAGCCGCTCCATGATGGAGTGATACCGAGTTACAGTAACCCGTCAGTtcgcattaaaaatttagaaatgatTATCGGGAACATTCGTCAGTTTTACGAGGAAGAATTGGGTTACTTGGTGGTAAAATTACCAGATCCTGTTAAATTAGGCAAAGAGCCAGAGCTACATGTACCCGAAATCCACTTGCTGTTGCAATTATTGCTCGGCTGTGCGGTCCAGTGTCCAAATAAGAAAGATTTTATAACTAAAATCCGTTCGCTTCCCGAGATTATTCAGCTGGAAATAGCTGAGTGCATTAAAAATGTTACGGAAATGCCGGAGATTGTTGTAAATCAAGACACTATGGACAATGTACCcgaagtatttaaattaataaagcaATTATTACATGAGCGGGATTTTTATCAGAGCAAGTGGAAGTCAGTGACGGCGGGAGATCTATCGGGAGCCGCGGGCTCGCCTAGTCAAGATGATGCTGCGAAAAGTCAGCAAGCGAGCGCGGTAAAGTCTGATCAGGAGAACCATCATTATGCGGTGGAGTTGGCTGACTGGAAGTCGAAGATCCGGAAACAGAGGCATGAGCTGGAGGAAAAAACTGAAGCTCTTGCTGAATGCAAGGAAGAACTCGAGCATATGAAGATGACTGTCGCTAAATTGAAGCAGGAGAACCAAGAACTGATGCACGAGGCACGAGCGGTTAAAAGTTATCGCGATGAACTGGATGCCATGATGCAGAAAGCCGAGCGAGTTGATAAGTTGGAGGCTCAGGTGCTGCGTTATCAGGAAAAAATATcagatattgatttttataagatcAGGGTAGAAGAGCTGAGAGAAGACAACCGGATGCTGATGGAGAATCGCGAGATGCTGGAGGACCAGTTGAATATTCAAAAGAGACGAGCGGAGAAAGCTTTTGAATTGGAGTCagaaatcataaaatataaacagcTGATTAATGACATGGTACTGGAGCGCGCTGCAGAGAAAGAAAAGTACCAGGAACTGCAGGAGGAAAATAGTCAGCtgcataaattaaaaaaagctgCTGATGATGAAGCTGCTCGGGCTTCAGTTAGCGAGTCTGAGGAATCAGTATCTGATAACCGGTTGTCTGAACAGCTGACCAATAATGCGCAGACGAGGGCGCTGAAATTAGAGCTGGAGAATCGCCGACTGAGTGCTTTAGTCGATTcgtttaaagaaaattcattcCACGAGTCTTCTTCCCGGCTCTTGGAGCTAGAgaaggaaaagaaaaaattgtcttTGAAAATTGACTCCCTCACTGATAACAATGAACGTCTCGCCCAACAAAACGCCGATTTAGAGTCAGTGTGTAAGCAAGCGTTGGAGGAGaacaaaaaattgcaaaaCACTTTGAAAAATCAGCGGATGTCTTTCGAACGTCAGCAGCAGGACTATCAGACCCAGCATACCAAGATTGTGGAgatggaaaataattatgagaCAGTTGTCAAAGAGAAGCAACGCGTGCAGTCGCTTCTTGAAAGTGTGCAGAGACGCGCTGACGAGCTTGATCGTTCCCTGGAGTCTGCTAATCAAAAGCTAGATGAATATCGAAATGTGGAGAAGAAATTAAAGGACACTGAAGTTAAGTGTAATGATCTTGAGGCCAAGATACTGGCTCTGGAAAAAGACAAAGACGCGGCGCTGAGAGATGTTCATAAGTACCGTGAAGCTATTGAGGAGAAAGACGTGGCGATTGATAAGTCTACCAATACTATTGAGGTTTTGGAGAAAAAGATTCAGGAGTTGGAACGTGAGATTGATAATTCAAACTCTCAGATTACTAGATTGCAAGAGATTGAACGGTCGAGTAAAGAATTGGACGCACGCGCGGCAATCGATAAAGAAACTCTCGAAACTTTGGAATCCAATTTGATAGCCGAGAAAATGAATACCCAGCAAATTCACGCGGCTTTAGATAAATTGGGGCTTACTGTCGATGTTTTGTTGTCATTGTCTGCGGAAAATGTTGCTGAGAAGCTGATTAGTTTACCGGAAGTTGCTGTGCATGTCAATAAATTGATCAACgagagtttgaaaaataattcggaCGTTCCGGTGAGCAAAGACCGCGAGGACGAGGAGATGAAGCCGCTGAAAGAACACCTGGAGATGATTGAGTCCCTGAGGAAAGAGTTGGAGAGCACGGCCATGAAGTTGATGACCAGCGAGAGTACTGCTGAGAACTTGCTGGAGGAACAAGCGAAGCTTCAAGTCTCGGTGACTACTTTGACGTCGAAGAACTCGTCGCTGAATGCTCAGTGCACTGCGCTGCAGTTGGCAAACTCTCAGCTGGTTGCTGAGAAAGAAGAGTTGCTCAAGGATCGGGAAATGCAGCAGAGAACTCATCAGCAGCTGCTACATGACCAGATGACACTGCAGTCATTGCACGAGCAGTTGAATAACGAGTACGAAAATTTGGTCCAGgagcgggaaaatttaaaaacaaatttgagAGACATCAAAACTAAAGAAAGAACTTGGAAGGAAACTTGTGAGAGACTCGAGTCAAAGAATAAGAATTTGATGACTGAGCAGGAAGCCTCCGCGAACCATATCAAGAGTTTGAATAATTTGCGCGGCGAACACTCGAAACTTAAAGATGATTTTAGAAATCTGTACTCTGCGATGGAGAAACTTAAAATAGACTATCGTAGTCTGCAGGAAGATTATAAGAAGAATAAAATTGAGAGCAATAGGTTGAGTTTGAAGCTGACGGAGCTCCAAGGCGAGTTGAGTATCAAAGACGAGTCTTATTCAAACATGGAGCTGCAGAACAGCAAACTGAACCAGCGGTGCGAGATGCTCGCGCAGATGAACTCCGGGTTAGACAACAACCGGCGCTCGCTGATGGATCACGTCAGCATGCTGCTGAATCAGTACCAAGATCTGCTGACCCACTCGCTTGAGGACAAAGAGCACTACCACATGGAGGAGAAAGTCTACCGCGATCAAGTAAATCATCTGTCAAGACAGAAAGAGAAgttggaagaaaaaataatggagTACTACCGCAACAAGCAGAGTTGCTCCACTAAAAAGAAAAGATTCGGTGCCAATTTGGTTAAGAGAGTAAGAAAAGCGGGCTCTGAACTTTTGCACAAGAACAGACAGTCTTGGACTGAAGACTCGAGACAAGACAGCAAAATCTACGAGTCTGAGTCAGGGGGAAATGATTCTGATATCAGCGTTGATGAGCGCCGGGCATCTCtag atcCAACTGGATTTGATAACGATTCTTTGTCATTAGGACACCCTGGCACCCGTAGAACAGTTTATTATACCGATGACTTTCCGTCCCCAACTTCTTCACTAACt taa